Proteins found in one Synechococcus sp. LA31 genomic segment:
- a CDS encoding HAD family hydrolase yields MAEAPLLVFDFDGVLVDGMAEYWWSARRAALALRPERHLPEQAPAAFSQLRPLIHKGWEMVLAALELSRPDLNLPAYLADYDHHLQTALRRWQLEPQALQQTLEQQRAEAIQAAPAAWLSLHRPYPGILERLQALEAEGSPWRVLTTKGGAFARQLLKAYGLTPEAVDGHEQGSKPEVLDQLSRQQARPLWFVEDRRPTLEAVRATPSLQAVRCFLVSWGYLAPGDLEQLPAGITALHPEQFAAPLARWP; encoded by the coding sequence GACGGCGTGCTCGTTGACGGCATGGCTGAGTATTGGTGGAGTGCTCGGCGCGCCGCCCTCGCCCTGCGCCCAGAGCGGCACCTACCCGAGCAGGCCCCAGCCGCTTTCAGCCAGCTGCGCCCGCTGATCCACAAAGGCTGGGAGATGGTGCTGGCAGCCCTGGAGCTCTCCAGGCCGGACCTCAACCTGCCGGCCTACCTCGCCGATTACGACCACCACCTTCAGACCGCGCTGAGGCGCTGGCAACTGGAGCCCCAGGCCCTGCAGCAGACTCTCGAGCAACAACGAGCCGAGGCGATCCAAGCGGCACCCGCCGCTTGGCTGTCCCTCCATCGTCCTTACCCCGGCATCCTCGAGCGACTGCAGGCCCTGGAGGCTGAAGGAAGCCCCTGGCGTGTGCTGACCACCAAGGGAGGGGCCTTCGCCCGCCAGCTCCTAAAGGCCTACGGCCTGACGCCTGAGGCGGTGGACGGGCACGAGCAGGGCAGCAAGCCCGAGGTGCTGGATCAGCTCAGCCGGCAACAGGCGCGGCCGCTGTGGTTTGTGGAAGACCGGCGACCCACGCTGGAAGCGGTGCGAGCCACGCCCTCACTGCAGGCCGTGCGCTGCTTCCTAGTGTCGTGGGGCTACCTGGCCCCAGGCGATCTGGAGCAGCTACCTGCAGGCATCACGGCCCTGCATCCCGAACAATTCGCCGCACCCCTGGCGCGCTGGCCCTGA
- the recA gene encoding recombinase RecA → MPADTKTSAASNGSSPSSNSPERDKALGLVLNQIERNFGKGSIMRLGDASRMRIETSPTGALTLDLALGGGYPKGRVVEIYGPESSGKTTLTLHAIAEVQRRGGVAAFVDAEHALDPVYAAALGVDIENLLVSQPDTGEMALEIVDQLVRSAAVDIVVVDSVAALTPRAEIEGEMGDLAVGSQARLMSQAMRKITGNIGKSGCTVIFLNQLRQKIGVTYGNPETTTGGNALKFYASVRLDIRRIQTLKRGTEEYGIRAKVKVAKNKVAPPFRIAEFDILFGRGISTVGCLLDLAEENGVVVRKGAWYSYEGDNIGQGRDNTITWLEQNPEPKEKIERQVREKLSETSDSLKPVAAAAARLAATGSAVAASEAAVPAAS, encoded by the coding sequence ATGCCCGCCGACACCAAAACCAGCGCCGCCAGCAACGGCAGCAGCCCAAGCAGTAATAGCCCCGAGCGCGATAAGGCCCTGGGCCTGGTGCTCAACCAGATCGAGCGCAACTTCGGCAAGGGCTCGATCATGCGGCTGGGCGACGCATCGCGGATGCGCATCGAAACCAGCCCCACCGGAGCCCTCACCCTCGATCTAGCCCTGGGCGGCGGCTATCCCAAAGGCCGTGTCGTGGAGATCTACGGCCCGGAAAGCTCCGGTAAAACCACGCTCACCCTGCACGCCATCGCCGAGGTGCAACGGCGCGGGGGCGTGGCCGCCTTCGTCGACGCGGAGCATGCCCTCGATCCGGTGTACGCCGCAGCCCTAGGCGTCGACATTGAAAACCTGCTGGTCTCCCAACCCGACACCGGCGAGATGGCCCTGGAGATCGTGGATCAGCTGGTGCGCTCCGCCGCCGTTGACATCGTGGTGGTTGACTCGGTGGCCGCCCTTACCCCCCGCGCAGAAATCGAAGGCGAGATGGGCGATCTCGCCGTGGGTAGCCAGGCCCGCCTGATGAGCCAGGCCATGCGCAAGATCACCGGCAACATCGGCAAATCCGGTTGCACGGTGATCTTCCTCAACCAGCTGCGCCAGAAGATCGGCGTGACCTACGGCAACCCCGAAACCACCACCGGTGGTAACGCGCTGAAGTTCTACGCCTCGGTGCGCCTCGACATCCGCCGCATCCAAACCCTCAAGCGCGGCACCGAGGAATACGGCATCCGCGCCAAGGTGAAGGTGGCCAAAAACAAGGTGGCACCCCCCTTCCGCATCGCCGAATTCGACATCCTGTTCGGCCGCGGCATCAGCACCGTGGGCTGCCTGCTGGATCTAGCCGAAGAAAACGGCGTGGTGGTGCGTAAAGGGGCTTGGTACAGCTACGAGGGCGACAACATCGGTCAGGGCCGCGACAACACGATCACCTGGCTGGAGCAGAACCCCGAGCCGAAAGAGAAGATCGAGCGGCAAGTGCGCGAGAAGCTCAGCGAAACGAGCGATTCGCTCAAGCCTGTGGCCGCGGCCGCGGCTCGCCTGGCCGCCACTGGATCGGCGGTCGCGGCCAGCGAGGCAGCAGTGCCCGCAGCCAGCTGA
- a CDS encoding DUF1815 family protein: MFARLAEHYRSVVEDLVMSLRALADGLQQKGFAATCYVCGDGRDGHGASFVADLGDGHMVRFLVSDYGISWVESRNGHELVKFEGAEAIQELERVAATLHGQHTPLAATITA, encoded by the coding sequence ATGTTCGCGCGTCTTGCTGAGCACTACCGATCCGTCGTGGAAGACCTGGTGATGAGCCTGCGCGCTCTCGCCGACGGCCTCCAGCAGAAGGGATTTGCGGCCACGTGTTACGTCTGCGGGGATGGCCGTGATGGTCATGGTGCTTCGTTCGTGGCCGATCTAGGCGATGGCCACATGGTGCGCTTCCTCGTCTCCGATTACGGCATCAGTTGGGTGGAATCCCGCAACGGCCATGAGCTTGTGAAGTTTGAAGGGGCTGAGGCCATCCAGGAGCTGGAGCGTGTTGCAGCGACACTCCATGGCCAGCACACCCCCTTGGCGGCCACTATCACGGCCTGA
- a CDS encoding DUF2839 domain-containing protein, with protein MGEAKRRAEQGLPPRPKPTKAKAVDTSPRIAPWLPLTQQQGEQFVQITTRGAWVGIAALVLFWVIVRFVGPAVGWWDLADG; from the coding sequence ATGGGAGAGGCCAAGCGCCGCGCTGAACAGGGGTTGCCACCCCGGCCGAAGCCCACCAAGGCCAAGGCGGTTGATACATCGCCGCGGATTGCCCCTTGGTTGCCACTCACCCAGCAGCAGGGTGAGCAATTTGTTCAGATCACCACACGGGGAGCGTGGGTGGGGATCGCTGCCCTGGTGCTGTTCTGGGTGATCGTGCGCTTCGTCGGCCCTGCAGTTGGCTGGTGGGACTTGGCTGACGGCTGA
- a CDS encoding helicase — MLEARAHHQLKALLQQGGEPRWPHHLTLSRLVARSLRRADQTLVRLAPGSDPSWLLGLLVPLALHQQPVAMVVSAGLRQRLLQVELPRLEAVGLSLPCWEGPQPPPAGQLWLLQHDQLVQAWRAGTLADHQLVVPEGELLEPQLREALAVVIDTSHWEQLRRSLPAASASLLELHERLSRRLLARPCGPLQQVAIAPEDEAPLRQLLSVLGQLPEPWPRWMASSRDGWTSWARINAALLQWQWHRQPLNPLVELPGLLEGRGLVLVGPWPQGQGPTFGLTPLVELCLADPPLLDPLPLFAPQGQPLPNAPHYAAHLLDQCRRLVLGQSGLTVVLLDDEGLRLGLTSGLAAEFGSRVGHELTAPESNGVICCSWSWWLEHQPRLPLPVQLVVATLPIASIEDPLTAARVAALRLQGRDWFRELLLPEALQRLQLAVAGVRRSSGRLAVLDGRLRRRGWGRAVLEALEPWVALTRLRPD, encoded by the coding sequence ATGTTGGAAGCGCGGGCTCACCACCAACTCAAGGCTTTGCTGCAGCAAGGCGGTGAACCCCGCTGGCCCCATCACCTCACCTTGAGCCGTTTGGTGGCCCGCAGCCTCCGGCGCGCTGATCAAACCCTGGTGCGTCTGGCGCCCGGCAGCGATCCCAGCTGGCTGTTGGGGCTCTTGGTGCCCCTGGCCCTGCATCAGCAGCCTGTGGCGATGGTGGTGAGCGCTGGGCTGCGGCAGCGGTTGCTGCAGGTGGAGTTGCCCAGGCTGGAAGCGGTTGGCCTCAGCCTTCCCTGCTGGGAAGGCCCGCAGCCGCCTCCAGCTGGTCAGTTGTGGCTGCTGCAGCACGATCAGCTGGTGCAGGCCTGGCGAGCGGGAACCCTCGCCGACCATCAGCTGGTGGTGCCCGAGGGGGAGTTGCTGGAACCTCAGCTGCGTGAAGCCCTGGCGGTGGTGATCGACACCAGCCATTGGGAGCAGCTGCGCCGCAGCCTGCCGGCAGCGTCAGCCAGCCTGTTGGAGCTGCATGAACGGCTCAGCCGCCGCCTGTTGGCGCGACCCTGCGGTCCGCTGCAGCAGGTGGCGATTGCTCCTGAAGATGAAGCCCCCCTGCGTCAGCTGCTTTCCGTGCTGGGTCAGCTGCCTGAGCCGTGGCCCCGGTGGATGGCCAGTAGCAGGGATGGCTGGACCAGCTGGGCCAGGATCAACGCCGCGTTGCTTCAGTGGCAGTGGCATCGCCAGCCGCTCAATCCCCTGGTGGAGCTGCCTGGGTTGTTGGAGGGGCGGGGGCTGGTGCTCGTTGGCCCATGGCCACAGGGGCAGGGGCCAACGTTTGGCTTGACGCCCCTGGTGGAGCTTTGCCTCGCGGATCCGCCCCTGCTCGATCCCCTGCCGTTGTTTGCGCCCCAGGGGCAGCCGCTGCCGAATGCCCCTCACTACGCCGCTCACCTGCTCGATCAGTGCCGCCGCCTGGTGCTCGGCCAGAGCGGACTCACGGTGGTGCTGCTTGACGATGAAGGATTGAGGCTGGGCCTCACCAGCGGCCTTGCCGCGGAATTCGGGTCGCGGGTGGGGCATGAACTCACCGCGCCCGAGAGCAATGGCGTGATCTGTTGCAGTTGGAGCTGGTGGTTGGAGCACCAGCCGCGCCTTCCCCTGCCGGTCCAGCTGGTAGTGGCCACCCTGCCCATCGCCAGCATCGAAGATCCCCTAACGGCGGCGCGGGTGGCCGCGCTGCGCTTGCAAGGCCGTGATTGGTTTCGTGAGTTGTTGTTGCCTGAGGCCCTGCAGCGCCTGCAGCTGGCGGTGGCCGGTGTGCGCCGTAGCAGTGGCCGTCTGGCCGTGCTGGATGGCCGACTGCGCCGGCGCGGCTGGGGCCGTGCGGTGCTGGAGGCCCTGGAGCCTTGGGTGGCACTGACCCGGTTGCGTCCCGATTGA
- a CDS encoding prephenate/arogenate dehydrogenase, whose protein sequence is MTSRQRDLVQDPGPLRDQPVGIVGLGLIGGSLGLDLQAAGVEVRALVHRESTAQRARQRQLANVISIDPAVLQGCGLIVLALPLDRLLEPSPELLAALPSHAVITDVGSVKQPVLQRWQGVHERFVASHPMAGTAEAGVEAGLRGLFAGRPWVVTPDASTDLGALAMVQQLAGVVQAQWLSCTAPAHDQAVALISHMPVLVSAALLETAEQGGQAAAAAELVRQLASSGFADTSRIGGGNPELGALMSRCNREAVLQALARYRCQLESLEELVQDEQWGPLQTRLQHCQSIRPEFL, encoded by the coding sequence ATGACATCCAGGCAAAGGGACCTGGTCCAAGATCCGGGCCCCCTGCGCGATCAGCCGGTGGGCATCGTGGGCCTGGGGCTGATCGGAGGATCGCTGGGGCTTGATCTACAAGCTGCCGGGGTGGAGGTCCGAGCACTGGTGCACCGAGAGAGCACGGCGCAACGGGCTCGCCAGCGCCAGCTCGCCAATGTGATCAGCATCGATCCCGCCGTGCTGCAGGGCTGCGGGCTGATCGTGCTAGCCCTCCCCCTCGATCGGCTGCTCGAGCCTTCACCTGAGCTCCTGGCAGCCCTGCCCAGCCATGCGGTGATCACCGATGTGGGCTCCGTCAAGCAGCCGGTGCTGCAGCGCTGGCAGGGCGTACACGAGCGTTTTGTGGCCAGCCATCCGATGGCCGGCACCGCCGAAGCTGGGGTCGAGGCTGGCCTGCGGGGCTTGTTTGCGGGGCGGCCCTGGGTGGTTACGCCCGATGCCAGCACGGATCTAGGCGCCCTGGCCATGGTGCAGCAACTGGCGGGTGTCGTTCAGGCGCAGTGGCTGAGCTGCACCGCACCTGCCCACGACCAGGCCGTGGCCCTGATCTCCCACATGCCCGTACTGGTGAGTGCGGCCCTCCTGGAAACGGCCGAACAAGGCGGCCAGGCCGCCGCTGCCGCAGAGCTCGTGCGGCAGCTGGCCTCAAGCGGCTTCGCCGATACGAGCAGGATTGGAGGCGGCAACCCCGAGCTCGGTGCGCTGATGAGTCGATGCAACCGCGAGGCGGTCTTGCAAGCGCTGGCTCGCTACCGCTGCCAGCTCGAGAGCCTCGAAGAGCTTGTGCAAGACGAGCAGTGGGGTCCGCTGCAGACCCGGCTGCAACACTGCCAATCCATCCGGCCTGAATTCCTGTAA
- the crtD gene encoding C-3',4' desaturase CrtD — protein MLSRCDVAVVGGGIAGLTAAALLAAEGLQVELLEAHSQSGGCAGTFRRGPYTFDAGATQVAGFEQGGIHQRLFQHLGVPLPQASPLDPGCSVLLDGERDLIHLWRDPERWRQERQHQFPGSEPFWQLCAWLHRSNWAFAGRDPVLPPRNLWDLQQLLTAVGPGTLASGVLVGATIADLLQLTGCGGDQRLRRFLDLQLKLYSQEPADRTAALYGATVLAMAQAPLGLWHLQGSMQQLSGSLERALAIAGGVLRLRHRVESLRPGADGWRLEGQAPGQRPFVLHADQVVSTLPPQLLPALLGESLPEGYGKRIHGFPDPSGALVLYGAVERERLPEHFGLHAQLEWSDPGSLFVSISAESDGRAPAGQATLIASVFTPAKPWFGLPEPEYQQRKYQALAGIQAGLQQLLAVAPEDYLHAELATPRGFAGWTGRPFGFVGGLGQHPSRFGPFGLASRTPLPGLWLCGDAIYPGEGTAGVSLSAFTACRQLLASSGRKLKLRG, from the coding sequence ATGTTGAGCCGTTGTGATGTGGCGGTGGTGGGGGGCGGCATCGCCGGCCTCACCGCCGCAGCCCTGCTGGCCGCAGAAGGGCTACAGGTGGAGCTGCTGGAGGCTCATAGCCAGAGCGGCGGTTGTGCGGGTACCTTCCGACGCGGGCCCTACACCTTTGATGCAGGCGCCACCCAGGTAGCTGGTTTTGAGCAGGGCGGGATCCACCAGCGGCTGTTTCAACACCTTGGCGTGCCGCTGCCGCAGGCCAGTCCTTTGGATCCTGGTTGCAGCGTGCTGCTGGATGGTGAGCGCGATCTGATTCACCTCTGGCGTGATCCAGAGCGCTGGCGCCAAGAGCGGCAACATCAATTTCCGGGTAGCGAGCCGTTTTGGCAGCTTTGTGCGTGGCTGCACCGCAGCAACTGGGCCTTTGCTGGCCGCGATCCGGTGCTGCCGCCCCGCAACCTCTGGGACCTGCAACAGCTACTAACAGCGGTGGGCCCGGGCACCCTGGCCAGTGGCGTGCTGGTGGGTGCCACCATCGCTGATCTGCTCCAGCTCACTGGTTGCGGCGGTGATCAGCGCTTGCGACGTTTTCTGGATCTGCAGCTAAAGCTCTATTCCCAGGAGCCTGCCGATCGCACCGCAGCGCTTTATGGCGCCACCGTGTTGGCGATGGCCCAGGCGCCCCTCGGGCTTTGGCATCTGCAGGGGTCGATGCAACAGCTCAGTGGTTCGCTTGAGCGGGCTTTGGCCATCGCCGGTGGAGTGCTGCGCTTGCGTCACCGGGTGGAGAGCTTGCGGCCTGGCGCCGATGGTTGGCGGCTGGAGGGCCAGGCGCCGGGTCAACGCCCTTTTGTGCTCCATGCCGATCAGGTGGTAAGCACCCTGCCGCCTCAGCTGCTACCTGCCTTGCTCGGTGAGTCGCTGCCTGAGGGCTACGGCAAGCGCATCCATGGCTTTCCCGATCCCTCCGGTGCGCTGGTGCTCTACGGGGCAGTGGAACGGGAGCGATTGCCAGAGCATTTTGGTTTGCACGCGCAGCTGGAGTGGAGCGATCCCGGCAGCCTGTTTGTGTCGATCAGCGCCGAAAGCGATGGCCGCGCGCCCGCTGGCCAGGCCACCTTGATCGCCAGTGTGTTTACGCCAGCTAAGCCTTGGTTTGGCCTGCCCGAGCCTGAGTATCAGCAGCGCAAATATCAGGCCCTCGCTGGGATTCAGGCCGGTCTTCAGCAGCTGCTCGCTGTAGCCCCTGAGGATTACCTCCATGCCGAACTGGCAACGCCACGTGGCTTCGCCGGTTGGACCGGCCGGCCCTTTGGCTTCGTTGGAGGCTTAGGGCAGCATCCCAGTCGTTTTGGTCCGTTCGGCTTGGCGAGCCGCACGCCGCTGCCAGGTCTTTGGCTCTGCGGTGATGCGATTTATCCCGGCGAGGGCACTGCTGGGGTGAGCTTGTCGGCCTTCACGGCTTGCCGGCAACTGCTCGCCAGCTCCGGCCGCAAGCTCAAACTGCGGGGCTGA
- a CDS encoding fructosamine kinase family protein, translating into MQQQVMARWLSEQGLDLQGMQPVGGGCIHRTWRLDLRDGSRCFAKTNRAPLLPVLQAEADGLAAMREAARFEPTGGPMPTIPEPLALAEREGEAVLLLSWLELGGGSRQGWQDLGAGLARLHRASLVNGETRFGWDQNNFIGSGPQANTWHGNWARFFTEQRLGVQLQQAEAAGRLLAQADGLLEQVPVWLKDRQPNACLVHGDLWSGNAGLLAGGGAALFDPAVYRGDREVDLAMARLFGGFPQAFFEAYNKEWPLPEGHLQRVELYNLYHLLNHANLFGGGYWQQSAASIEALLRHGC; encoded by the coding sequence ATGCAGCAACAGGTGATGGCCCGTTGGCTGTCCGAGCAGGGCCTGGATCTGCAGGGGATGCAACCGGTGGGGGGCGGCTGCATCCACCGCACCTGGCGGCTGGATTTGCGCGATGGCAGCCGGTGCTTTGCCAAAACAAACCGTGCCCCGCTGCTGCCGGTGCTGCAGGCCGAAGCCGATGGGCTGGCGGCCATGCGCGAGGCGGCACGGTTCGAGCCCACCGGCGGGCCCATGCCCACCATTCCTGAACCTTTGGCCCTGGCAGAACGCGAAGGGGAAGCCGTGCTGCTGCTCAGCTGGTTGGAACTAGGAGGTGGCAGCCGCCAGGGTTGGCAAGACCTGGGGGCAGGCTTGGCACGGCTGCATCGCGCCAGCCTGGTCAACGGCGAAACGCGCTTTGGCTGGGATCAAAACAACTTCATCGGCTCTGGCCCCCAAGCCAATACCTGGCATGGCAACTGGGCCCGTTTCTTCACCGAGCAGCGGCTTGGGGTGCAACTCCAGCAGGCCGAGGCAGCGGGGCGATTGCTCGCTCAAGCCGATGGGCTGCTGGAGCAGGTACCTGTGTGGCTGAAGGATCGTCAACCCAATGCCTGCCTCGTGCATGGCGACCTATGGAGCGGGAACGCCGGCTTGCTGGCGGGCGGCGGCGCAGCGCTGTTTGATCCGGCGGTCTATCGCGGCGATCGCGAAGTTGACCTGGCGATGGCCCGCCTATTCGGAGGATTCCCCCAGGCGTTCTTTGAGGCCTACAACAAGGAATGGCCCCTACCGGAGGGCCACCTCCAGCGGGTTGAGCTCTACAACCTGTATCACCTGCTCAACCATGCCAACCTGTTCGGCGGCGGGTATTGGCAACAAAGCGCCGCCAGCATCGAGGCGCTGCTGCGCCACGGCTGCTGA
- a CDS encoding CAAD domain-containing protein, producing MTVETPDLQDQTSTPTEEAGASFSERYGEVLTKVNETLDKVDWSQMGRIGKGVGVLVVVIVAQVLIKGVIDTINLLPVVPGLLELLGLVVVGQWSWQNLTTSEKRTAVVTKVQTLRKEYLG from the coding sequence ATGACCGTCGAGACCCCTGATCTCCAGGATCAGACCAGCACCCCCACCGAAGAGGCTGGAGCGAGCTTCAGCGAGCGCTACGGCGAAGTGCTCACCAAGGTGAACGAAACCCTTGACAAGGTTGATTGGAGCCAAATGGGCCGCATCGGCAAGGGTGTGGGCGTTCTGGTGGTGGTGATCGTGGCCCAAGTTCTGATCAAAGGCGTGATTGACACCATCAACCTGCTGCCGGTGGTGCCCGGCCTGCTGGAGCTGCTCGGTTTGGTGGTGGTGGGTCAGTGGAGCTGGCAGAACCTCACCACCAGCGAAAAGCGCACCGCGGTTGTGACCAAGGTGCAGACCCTGCGCAAGGAGTATCTCGGCTGA
- a CDS encoding M67 family metallopeptidase, whose product MTATTPERLRLDGHCLIVLDRTLLAAAPEEGCALLIGQQLGSTLSLQLIWPCRNHWQPADQRLRRFSLDPREQLLAQRWCRARGLHVIGAAHSHPISAAVPSSTDQALCVGPTLMVIRTGLQQGLAALRAWWMHAADPGGEQHESPTELPITLGPATAGAEHLGE is encoded by the coding sequence GTGACTGCAACCACGCCAGAGCGACTACGGCTCGATGGGCATTGCCTGATCGTTCTGGACCGCACCCTTCTGGCTGCAGCCCCCGAGGAGGGCTGCGCGTTGTTGATCGGGCAGCAATTGGGCTCCACCCTTTCACTGCAGTTGATCTGGCCCTGCCGCAACCATTGGCAGCCGGCGGATCAGCGCCTACGGCGTTTCAGCCTCGACCCTCGCGAACAACTGCTGGCCCAACGCTGGTGCCGCGCTCGCGGCCTGCATGTGATCGGTGCAGCACACAGCCATCCCATTAGCGCCGCCGTGCCCTCCTCCACCGACCAGGCACTGTGCGTGGGGCCCACGTTGATGGTGATTCGCACCGGGCTCCAGCAAGGGCTGGCAGCCCTGCGGGCCTGGTGGATGCACGCCGCGGATCCAGGTGGCGAACAGCATGAGTCGCCAACGGAGCTGCCGATCACGCTTGGGCCGGCAACAGCTGGGGCCGAGCATTTGGGAGAGTAG
- the moeB gene encoding molybdopterin-synthase adenylyltransferase MoeB gives MLPPDTTGIELSPDEVARFARHLILPEVGMQGQKRLKASSVLCVGTGGLGSPLLLYLAAAGVGRIGIVDFDVVDHSNLQRQVIHGTSWVGKPKIESAKARILEINPHCQVDLYETALTSENALEIVRPYDIVCDGTDNFPTRYLVNDACVLLGKPNVYGSIFRFEGQATVFNLDAESPNYRDLFPEPPPPGMVPSCAEGGVVGVLPGIIGVIQATEAVKIITGIGTTLSGRLLLFDALGMKFRELKLRPNPERPVIEKLIDYQEFCGVGGSAPGQEEAGAVENISVSELKVLLDGDTSDMVLIDVRNPPEVEIAVIPGATLIPLDQIENGTAVDRVKDLAAGKRLYVHCKLGGRSAKALIALKRHGIEGINVAGGIDAWSQEVDSSVPRY, from the coding sequence ATGCTTCCCCCCGATACCACCGGCATCGAGCTCAGCCCCGATGAAGTGGCCCGCTTTGCGCGCCACCTGATCCTGCCGGAAGTGGGCATGCAGGGGCAAAAGCGCCTGAAGGCCTCCTCTGTGCTGTGTGTGGGCACGGGCGGGCTTGGCTCACCGCTGCTGCTCTATCTGGCAGCTGCCGGCGTGGGGCGGATCGGCATCGTGGATTTCGATGTGGTGGATCACTCCAACCTGCAGCGGCAGGTGATCCACGGCACCAGCTGGGTCGGCAAACCCAAGATCGAATCGGCCAAGGCGCGGATCCTCGAGATCAATCCCCACTGCCAGGTGGATCTCTACGAAACGGCACTCACCAGCGAGAACGCTCTGGAGATTGTTCGCCCGTACGACATCGTTTGCGACGGCACCGACAACTTCCCCACCCGCTACCTGGTGAACGACGCCTGCGTGCTGCTGGGCAAGCCCAACGTGTACGGCTCGATCTTCCGCTTTGAAGGCCAGGCCACGGTGTTCAACCTGGATGCCGAAAGCCCCAACTACCGCGACCTCTTCCCGGAGCCGCCGCCGCCGGGCATGGTTCCCTCCTGCGCCGAAGGCGGTGTAGTGGGCGTACTGCCTGGAATCATCGGCGTGATCCAGGCCACCGAAGCGGTGAAGATCATCACCGGCATCGGCACCACCCTCAGCGGCCGGCTGCTGCTGTTTGATGCCCTGGGCATGAAGTTCCGCGAGCTGAAGCTGCGGCCCAACCCGGAGCGCCCGGTGATCGAGAAACTGATCGATTACCAGGAGTTTTGCGGCGTAGGCGGCAGCGCCCCAGGCCAGGAAGAAGCCGGCGCCGTGGAGAACATCAGCGTGAGCGAGCTCAAGGTGCTGCTCGATGGCGACACCAGTGACATGGTGCTGATCGACGTGCGCAACCCTCCGGAGGTTGAGATTGCCGTGATCCCTGGCGCCACCCTGATTCCCCTCGATCAGATCGAGAACGGCACCGCGGTGGATCGGGTGAAGGACTTAGCGGCCGGCAAACGGCTCTACGTGCACTGCAAGTTGGGCGGCCGCAGCGCCAAAGCCCTGATTGCCCTGAAGCGCCACGGCATCGAGGGCATCAACGTGGCCGGCGGGATCGATGCTTGGAGCCAGGAGGTGGACAGCTCAGTGCCGCGCTACTGA
- a CDS encoding cob(I)yrinic acid a,c-diamide adenosyltransferase produces MAPQATSATTTSRGTGRGIGIRTAAGSSERSHGQLHVYDGDGKGKSQAALGVVLRTIGLGICEQKQTRVLLLRFLKGPGRAYDEDAAIEALQQGFPHLIDQVRTGRGEFFGAEDVTRVDIQEAQRGWTIAKGAIASDLYSVVVLDELNPVLDLGLLDPEEVVRTLAAKPAGMEVIVTGRGAPRSLVNIADLHSEMRAHRRQDTPQQDLNGEVLTPAGIDGIEVYTGEGKGKSTSALGKALQAIGRGISQDKSHRVLILQWLKGGSGYTEDAAIAALRESYPHLVDHLRSGRDAIVWRGQQQPIDYVEAERAWEIARAAISSGLYKTVILDEINPTVDLELLPVEPIVQTLLRKPSETEVILTGRCKHPPAYFDLASVHSEMVCHKHYAERGVDLKRGVDY; encoded by the coding sequence ATGGCCCCGCAGGCAACTTCCGCCACCACAACCAGCCGCGGCACCGGGCGCGGCATCGGCATTCGCACCGCTGCCGGCAGCAGCGAACGCAGCCATGGTCAGCTGCACGTTTACGACGGTGACGGCAAGGGCAAAAGCCAAGCTGCGCTTGGCGTGGTGTTGCGCACCATCGGCTTGGGCATCTGCGAGCAGAAGCAAACGCGCGTGCTGCTGCTGCGCTTCCTCAAGGGGCCCGGCCGTGCTTATGACGAAGACGCCGCGATTGAGGCTCTGCAGCAGGGTTTCCCCCATCTGATCGATCAGGTGCGCACCGGCCGTGGGGAGTTTTTCGGGGCCGAGGATGTCACCCGCGTTGACATTCAGGAGGCCCAGCGCGGCTGGACGATTGCCAAGGGTGCGATTGCGAGCGATCTCTATTCGGTGGTAGTGCTCGATGAGCTCAACCCTGTGCTGGATCTCGGCCTGCTCGATCCAGAAGAAGTGGTGCGCACCCTGGCGGCCAAACCTGCCGGGATGGAAGTGATCGTGACCGGCCGGGGCGCTCCGCGCTCGCTGGTGAACATCGCTGACCTTCACTCGGAGATGCGCGCCCACCGCCGCCAAGACACCCCGCAGCAGGATCTCAATGGTGAGGTGTTAACACCTGCCGGTATCGACGGTATCGAGGTGTACACCGGCGAAGGCAAGGGCAAATCCACCAGCGCCCTGGGCAAGGCCCTGCAGGCCATCGGCCGCGGCATTTCTCAAGACAAGAGTCACCGGGTGTTGATCCTCCAGTGGCTGAAGGGCGGCAGTGGTTACACCGAAGATGCCGCCATTGCTGCCCTGCGCGAGAGCTATCCCCACTTGGTGGATCACCTGCGCTCGGGCCGTGATGCCATCGTCTGGCGCGGCCAGCAGCAGCCGATCGATTACGTGGAAGCCGAGCGGGCCTGGGAGATCGCCAGAGCTGCGATCTCCAGCGGTCTCTACAAGACCGTGATCCTCGATGAGATCAACCCCACGGTGGATCTTGAGCTGTTGCCAGTCGAGCCGATTGTGCAGACGCTGCTGCGCAAGCCCTCAGAAACTGAGGTGATCCTCACCGGCCGCTGCAAGCATCCGCCGGCTTACTTCGATCTGGCGAGTGTGCACTCGGAGATGGTGTGCCACAAGCACTACGCCGAGCGGGGTGTAGACCTCAAGCGCGGCGTTGATTACTGA